The nucleotide sequence ATGAACAGCACCTGCGCAGGAGGCACCGGCGGCTTCATCGACACCATCGCCGGTATGCTGGACATGAACGCGGAGGCGTTGAACTACTGCGCGCATGGCTGTCGCACCGTCCACGCCATCGCCTCGCGCTGCGCCGTGTTCGCGCAGATGGACGTTCGCCCCCTGCTGAACGAGGGTGTGCCGAAGGAGGACATCGCGGGATCCGTGTTCGATGCCGTGGCGGCCCAGTGCATCGCCGGCCTGGCTTGCGGGCGGCCCATTTCCGGAACCGTGGCCCTGCTGGGAGGGCCCCTGCACTTCCTTTCGGCTCTGCGCGAACGGTTCAGGCTGCGCCTGGGGCTGGACGACGCGCACCTGGAAGTGCCGCCCGACGGCCACCTCTTCGTGTCCGAGGGCGCTGCGTTCGAGGCGTGGGACAGCGTGCCGTATGGGCTCGGGGAGCTCATCGGGAGGCTGGAGTCCGTACCCTGGGACCGGGGCGCCACGCTGGAGCGCCTGCCCGCGCTGTTCGCCACGGATGCCGAGCACGATGCGTTCGTGCGGCGCCATGGCGCCCTCGCGGCGCCGCGGGCCGACTTGAGCAGCGCCGAGGGGCGCGTGTTCTTGGGGATAGACTCGGGTTCCGAGGCTATCAAGTACGTGCTGGTGGACGAGCAGGGCCGCGTGCTGCGAACGTACTACGAGCGCTCGGCCGGCAGCGTGGTGGAGGCAGCCCAGGCGATGCTCGTAGACCTGTGGAAGCATCTGCCGCTGCGCCACGACGGCACGCTGGCGGTGGAGGTGGCGCACGCGTGCGTGACGGGCTACGGCGAGGAGCTGCTGAAGCGGGCGTTTGCCCTCGACTCGGGCGAGGTGGAGACGGTGGCGCACGTGCGCGCGGCGCGCGAGCTGGTGCCCGACGCCGACTTCATCCTGGATATCGGCGGGCAGGACATCAAGTGTGTGTGGCTGCGCGACGGCGCGGTGGACGACATCGTGCTGAACGAGGCCTGCTCGAGCGGATGCGGCGCGTTGCTCAGCGGCATGGCGTGGTCCATGAACGTGCGCCTCGACCGTTTCCTCGAGGCGGCGGTACATGCGCAGCGCCCCGTCGACCTGGGCACGCGCTGCACCGTGTTCATGACGTCACGGGTGAGGCATGCCCAGAAGGAGGGTGCCGAGCTGGGCGATATCGCGGCTGGGCTGGCGTATTCCGTCGTGCGCAACGCCGTGTACAAGGTTATCAGGGCGCGCGACGCCGCCTCGCTCGGCAGGCGCGTGGTCGTGCAGGGCGGCACGTTCATGAACGATGCCGTGCTGAGGGCGTTCGAGAACCTGTACGGCGCCGAGGTGGCGCGGCCGGCCCTCGCCGCGCACATGGGCGCGTACGGCGCGGCGCTCATCGCCCGCGACCGGGCCGCGGCAGGCGGGCGTTCCGGCCTGCTGTCGCGCGCGAAGGTGGAGCGCCTGGCAAGCAGCAAGCGCACGGAGGTGTGCGGCCGGTGCGGCAACGCCTGCCGCCTGACGGTGACGTCGTTCGACGACGGCGACGCGGTGCGCACGTTCACGGTGGGTAACCGCTGCGAGCGCGGGCTGGGGGACGGTGCCGAGGACAACGGGCTGCCGGACCTGTTCGCGTACCGGTACAAGCGGCTGTTCGCGTACCGGGCGCTGCCGGAGGACGCTGCGCCACGCGGCGTTATCGGGCTGCCGCGCGCGCTGGGCATGTACGACCTCTACCCGTTCTGGCACACGCTGCTCACGCGCCTTGGCTTCCGGGTGGTGCCGTCGCGCCTGCCGCCCGCGGCCCTGCGCGGCCGTGCGCTCGAGACTATCCCCTCCGAGTCGCTGTGCTACCCGGCGAAGCTCATGCACGCGCACCTCGTGGACCTGGCCGAGCGCGGCGTGCCGGCGGCGTTCCTGCCGTACGTGCGCGCCGAGGGGCCGGAAGGCCGGTCGTGCCCGGTGCTCGCCGGCTATCCCTTCGTGCTGGACGCGAACGTGGGCTTCGTGCACGAGCGGGGCATGCAGCTGGTGATGCCGCAGGTGGAAGCCGTTCTCGGTGATGACGGCCCCGATGGCCGGCTCGCGGCGGCGCTGCAGGAGGCGCTGGAGCCGGTGGCGTGCGGCCTGGGCTTGGAAGAGGTGGAGCGCGCGGCCCGCGCGGCGGCGTGCGAGCAGGCGCGGTTCCGCGCCGATATGGTGTCCGCCGGAAGGGCGGCGCTTGCCCTCATGGCCGAGCGCGGCGTGCCGGGCGTCGTGTTGGCGGGGCGGCCGTACCACGGCGACCCGGCGGCGAACCATGCGATTCCGGGGTTGCTGCGCTCCTACGGGTTCGCCGTGCTGACCGAGGACGCGCTGCCGGCAGGGGCTTGCGGCGGAGGGGCGGGCAAGGGGGAAAGTGGCCCTGCGAAGGGCGGTCGGCAAGGCGAGGCGGTTGGCGGAGACGCGGCGCCCGTGAGGGCGGGCAGCGCGGATGACGGGGGCACGAGCCGCTGGGAGCACCCAGCGCGCATCTTGCGCGCTGCGCGGTTTGCCGCCGGGAGGGATGACCTGGAGTTCGTGGTGCTTTACTCGTTCGGGTGCGGTCTGGATGCCGTGACCGTCGACCAGGCGCGCGCCGTGCTGAAGAAGCGGGGGCGGTCGCTCACCGCGCTCAAGATAGACGAGATGGTGGACCTTGCCGCCACGCGCATCCGCGTGCGGTCGATGGTCGCGGCGCGCGAGGAACGGCTGGGAAGGGGAGATGCGCGATGATCGTCGTGCCGTTCTTCTCGGCGTGGCACGCGCCGTTGGTGGAGGCCGCCCTCTCGGCCGGCGGCGAGGAGTGCCGCGTGCTTGCGGCCGGCGGCGAGGAGGTGGTGCGCGCCGGTTTGGAAACGGTCAACAACGACGCCTGCTATGCGGCCCTCCTTGCCGCCGGCCGCACGGTTGGGTTCCTGCGCGAGGGCGCCGCAGCCGGCGCAGCCCTGGCAGGGCGTGGCACCTGCCTGCCGAAACAACGCATGCATGCGCGGCCGGCGGCCGCGCGCCCAGGAGTTGATTTGGCGCACGGCGAAGCTGCGCAGCCCATGGCCGAGAAGCCTCTCGGCCCTCTTGCCGACCCGGTCGCCGGGCCGCTGCGCGTGGCGGTGCCGACGCCCTGCGTGCGCTGCCGCGGTGACGACGCGCCGTACCTTCTGGCGCAGGCGCTCGCAGCGTCCGGCCTCGAAGCGCGTGCGTCGGTGATCAGCGGCACCGATGCACTCGAGGCGCTTGCCGCCGATGCGCGTGCGGCCGCGCGCCTTGCCGATGCTCTGGCGTTCGGGGATGCGCTGCTCCAAGCGCGCTTGCGCGTGCGGCCGTACACGCGTCCCGCCGATGCGCCGGTTTTCGATGCCCTCCTTGCCGCGTCGAGCGCCCGCGCCTGCCGTGCGCTGGCCGCCAACGCGTTCGTCCTCGAAGGAAGCCTGCGCGCATTCGGGGCGGCGCTCGCAGGTTTCGGCGTGTCCGAGCGCGACGGCCGGCCCATCGTGGGCGTCGTGGGTGCGGCCCCTGCCGTGTTCGACGAGCGCATGAACGCGGGGCTCGTCGCGTGCATCGAGCGCGAGGGGTGCGAGGCTGCGCTGCCGTACCTGCTGCCCCTGGCCGCCGCCGCGCTGCGCGAGAAGGGCGCCGCGGTACCGTTGCACGCCGCGCTCGACGAGCGGTGCCGCGTGCTGCAGCGCCATGCGGGCGCCTGCCTGCGCTGCCCAACCGTGCAGGATTTGGAACGCGCCGGCACAGAGGTCGTCCCGCGCTTCTTGGTGCAGGGCGCCGGCTGGACTATCGCGGGTTCCGCGCTGCTGTTCGTGCGCGCGGGCGTGCGCGACCTCGTGTACGCCCGCGCGTTCGGCTGCCTGGCAGGCCATGTGGTGGGACAGGGAGCGATAAAGCCCTTGCGCACGTGGTGCGCAGCCGACGGCGTGGACGCGAACATAGCCACGATCGAGGTTGACCCCGGCACGAGCGAGGTCAACCAGGTGAATAGAATCAAGCTGATGACGGCCGTCGCGAAGCGCGCGGCGGCGCGAAGGAGGAGCAACCCATGAACCACCGTATGCGCTATCTTGCCGCCGGCGTGCTGTCGCTGCTTTTTCTCGGCCTTATCTACTCGTGGTCGAACTTCTCCAGCGCGATAGGGCAGGAGTTCGGATGGGATCGCGAGAGCATGCGCCTCGTGTTCACGCTGTCCATCATCACGTTCTGCTTCGGCGGGTTCTTCGGAGCGAAGCTGAACGAGCGCCTGTCGTTCAGGGCCACGCTGCTGGTGGCGGCCGTTCTTCTGGCCGGGGGCTTCGCGGGCACGGCTGCGGCGGTCGATGCGGGCGGCCTCCCGGTGCTGTACGTGGGCTACGGCGTGCTGTGCGGCGCGGGCTGCGGCATCGCCTACAACACCGTTATCGCCACGGTGAACGCGTGGTTCCCCGACCGCGTGGGCTTCTCGTCGGGCGCCCTCATGATGGGCTTCGGAATAGGCGGCCTGGTGTTGGGTACGGCGGCGGCCGCCTGCATAGAGGTGGCGGGATGGAGGGCGGTGTTCGTCGGCCTGGCCGTGCTCATCGCGCTCGTGCTGGTTGCGACGACGCTCGTAGTCCGGCCGCGGCCCCAGGACCGGGGCGCAGCTGCCGCGGACGGGGTTCGTGGCGGGGAGACCGTGCCGGTTCGGCTTGCTTCCGGCTTGGTTCCCGCGCCCGACGCGGGAGCACCTGCGCCTTCCCGCCGCGCCTCCGCCGCGGCTGCGCCGCGCAGCGAGCGCCTTCCATGGCGCGTTCGCCGCTGTTCTGGGTGTACTGCCTATGGGCGACGTGCGCCATCTGCGCGGGGCTCATGATCATCGGCGACGCGAAGTCGTCCGCCCTGGCCGTGGGGCTGGAGGCGGGCTTCGCGACGCTGCTCGTGGGGTTGGTCTCAACGACGAACGGCGCGGCCCGCATCGTCATCGGCATGCTGTACGATAGGAAGGGCCTCGTGGCGGTCATGGCTGCGGCGTCTCTCGCCGCGCTGGCAGGTGCGACGGCCCTTGCCGGCTCGTTCGCTCCCGGGATGCGCGTGCCCGGCCTGTTCGTGGCGGGCGCGCTGCTCGTCGGCTTCTCGTACGGTTGCGTGCCCGTCATCGCCTCGGCGTTCGCCCGCAGCCTGTTCGGCGAGCAGAAGTACGCCGGAAACCTGGCGCTCGCCAACTTCAACATGGCAAGCGCCGCCGTGCTGAGCTCGCTCGCCGCCGGCTTTGCCCGCGGAGCCGGCGGTACCGAGAACGGCGACTTCGCCGTATACGCCGCTGTGGTGGCCATCGTGGTGCTGGCGCTGCTCGGTTTCGCGGCGTTCGTGCGGCTGTTGCACCGCCGGGCGCGGACCGACGGTCGGAGCTAGGGTAGGCGGCTATGGAAGGCGGAAGGGACGCAGGCGCGAAGCCGCGCATCGGGCAGGAAGGTCGCCGTGCGCTGGTGCAGGCCGCGTTCTGCTACGCCATCTGGGGCGTCGTTCCGGTTTACTGGAAGCTGTTCTCGGCGGTTCCGCCGCTTCAGGCGCTGGCCACGCGCATGGTGTGGTCGTGCGCGTTCTCGGTGGTGCTTTGCCTGGCGATGCGCGTGCGCTTCCTGCCGCTGCTGCACGACCGCCGTGCATGGGCGACGTTCGGCGCTTCGAGCGTGCTCATCGCCGCCAACTGGGGCGTCTACATCTGGGCGTCCACGAGCGGCCATCTGCTGGAGACGAGCCTCGGGTTCTTCCTCAGCCCTCTCACGAGCATCGTGCTGGGGGTCGTGTGCTTCCGCGAGCGCCTGACGCGTGCGCAGAAGGCTGCCACGATGCTGGCTACCTGCGGGGCGTTGCTGTTCGCGGCAACGCACGGCGGATCGGTTTGGATAGCGCTCGTGCTTGCCGCGACGTTCAGCGCATACGGCGCCGTGAAGAAACGCGGCGGCTACGATGCGCTGCCCGGCATGGCCGTCGAATCACTGTTCGCGGCCGTCCTCGGCGCGGGCCTGTTCGCCGTCGGCTGGGCCGATCCCGGTTTCTGGGAGCTTGCGCATACGGCTCCCGATGCCCTGGCACTCACGTCGCCCGCGGGAATCGCCTTATTGGCGGTGGGAACCGGGGTGGTTACGGCGGGCCCGCTGGCGCTGTACTCGGCCGCCGCGAATCGGGCGCCGCTGTCGCTCTTGGGCCTGCTGCAATATCTCAGCCCCACGCTCGTCATGCTGCTTGCCGTGACGTGCTTCGGCGAGCTTCCCGACGCTTGGCAGCTTGCGAGCTTCCTCCTCATATGGGTTGGCTTGGCCGCTGTTGCCTGCGAGACCGTGCGCGGACGGGAGGCGCGCTCCCGTTCGTGCCGGCGGGGGCTCTAGCGCGGGGCGATCGAGGGCACTCGTGCAGGGCACGTGCTTCGCGCGGCCTGCGGCGCATGGCCGCCAGGTTGCTGAAATGGGGCGCTGGCTCGTTGCCGATGGCTGTTGCTGCCGTGCGCCTTGCGAAAGCCGCCAGCTGGTTCGGTCCCTATCATTCGGCCGAGGGGCACCGTATAATGGGCGGCTGTGGAAAAACTAGACGGCATAGCGCATCGCATTCCGACAGGCGTTTACAAGCTCCTGTTGGTTGTGGCCACCGTCATCTGGGGTTTGAGCTTCGTGGTCATGAAAGATGCCGTGGATGTTCTGCAGCCGGCCTACCTCATAGGGTTTCGGTTCCTGGCCACGGGTGCGATCCTGGCCGCGCTGTTCTTCCGCCGTCTGCGCGCGGCACTCTCGGGCGAGAGAGCTCTCGACTACCTGGTTAAGGGGACGATTCTCGGCGTGGTGTGCTATCTGGCGTTCTGGGTGCAGACCATCGGGCTCGACCATACCACGCCGGGCAAGAACGCCTTCCTCACGGCCACGTACTGCGTCATCGTGCCGTTCGCCTGGTGGGCCATCGCCCGCAAGCGGCCGACGGCGTTCAACCTCGTGGCAGCCGTCATGGCCGTGTGCGGCATAGGGCTCGTGTCGCTCGCGGGCTCGCTTTCCGAGCTGACCATGGGCTTCGGCGACGCCATGACGCTCGTGTCGGCGCTGCTGTTCGCCGTGCACATCGTGTACGTGTCGAAGTTTTCCGAGAAGAGCGACGTGCTCGTGCTCACCCTGCTGCAGTTCGCGGTGGGCGGCGTGTGCGGCGTGGCATACGGGGCCTGCTTCGAGACGCTGCCCCCGGCCGAGTCCCTCACGCCGGCGTTCTGGATGAACATGGCCTACCTCGTGGTCTTCGCGTCCTGCGTGGCCCTCGTCATCCAGAACGTGGCCCTGGCGCACGTGCCGCCTGCGCAGGCCTCGCTGTTCCTGAGCCTGGAGAGCGTGTTCGGCGTGCTGTTCAGCGTGCTGCTGTATGGGGAAGAGATAGGGCTTCGCCTGGTGGGCGGCTTCGCCCTCATCTTCGTTGCTATAGTGGTGAGCGAAACGTTCCCGCTGAAAAGCAAGGCGGGCGACGACGCCCCTGCCTTGGCCCTGGAAACCCCCGGCGGCCCGGTGGTGTCGCCGGAGCCGTTGGGCATGCTGGGCGCCCGAGACGCCGACGGCAGGGCAGCTGTCGAATCGATGCAAGAGGAGGCATCATGGAGCAAGAGCGGAACAACATAGTGCTGATCGGCATGCCGAGTGCGGGCAAGTCGACGCTGGGCATCGTGCTGGCGAAGATACTGAACTACCAGTTCGTCGACGCTGACCTCGTCATCCAGAACCAGTGCGACAAAACGCTGCAGAAGCTCATCGACGCGTGCGGCCCGGAGGGCTTCATCCAGGTGGAGAACGAGATCCTGCGCGATATAGAGGCGGAGAACTCGATCATTGCCACGGGTGGATCGGCCGTGTACTCCGACGAGGCCATGAAGCACCTCGCCGAGATCGGCCGCGTGGTGTACCTGCAGATATCCTACGAGGAGCTGGTGAGCCGCCTGCACGATTTGCAGGAGCGCGGCGTGGTGCTGAAGGGCGGCATCGGCATGAGCCTGCGCGAGCTCTACGACGAGCGCAAGCCGCTCTACGAGCAGTACGCCGAGATCACCGTGAACATCGACGACCTGTCCATTACCGCGGCGGCCCGCAAAGTGGCCGACGCGCTGCGCTAGGACGCTGCCGTGGAGACCATCGAGACGGCGCCGGTCAAGCCGCCCATCACGATCGACGACCTGGACAAGCTGGACATCCGCGTGGGGCGCATCGTGCGGGTGGACGACGTGGAGGGTTCCAAGAAGCTCATCAAGATGACGGTGAGCTTCGGTGGGTTCACGCGCACGATCCTCTCCGGTATGAAGGAGGAGCGCGCAGATTGCAAGGCCGAGCTGGAGGGCCGCCAAGCGTTGTTCGTGGTGAACATGGCGCCCCGCAAGATGGCCGGCGAGGTGTCCGAGGGAATGATCTACGACATCGGCTACGAGGACGGCATCCTCCCTGCCCTCGCCGTCCCCGAGCGCGAGGTTCCCGACGGCGCACGCCTGGGGTAAGGCAGAAACAGCTCCCCGCTGCCTTTTCGAGGAAAGACCCCGTGTTTCGCATGAAACACGGGGTCTTTCTGCGTGGGATCCCAAGACAAGACGCCCCTGCAAGGACCGCCGGCGCCACAGGTTGATGTGGGAAAAGAGCACAATGCATCAAAAACGATGTCATGCGCTCTGGGCCGTCTTATGGAGAAAATAATAAGTTAACTTATTATTTTCTTTCCTCGACACTGAATCGGGATAAACTGGAGGGGACGTACATCAGGTATCACGGAAGCGCGAAAGAGGCAGTGCATGGCGAACGAGGTTGAAGCGGTGGGCGGCGCCGGGGCGGCGAAAGGGACGGACCGGTTGGGGACGGAGCGGATCGGCAGGCTGTTGCTGGAGTTCTCCATCCCAGCCATTATCAGCATGGTGTTCAACTCGCTTTACAACGTGGTGGACACCGCCTTCCTCGGCCAGGCGTTCCCCGACGGCACGGGCGTGGCCGTCACCACGCTGGCGCTGCCGGTCATGACCATCCTCATGGGCTTCTCCATGGTCGCCGGCCAGGGCGGCAACGCGCTCGCGGCCATCCAGCTGGGCGAGGGCCGCAAGGCGCAGGTGGAGAAGACGCTGGGGAACTCGGCTGTGCTGTTGTTCGGGCTGGCCGTGCTGGTGGCGGTGGCAGCGGTCACGGCCATCGACCCCATCCTCGCGCTTATCGGCACGAGTAACGAGCTGTGGGAGCCTACCAAGACGTTCGTGCAGATCATCTGCGTGGGTTTCGCCTTCCAGTCGCTCGGCATGGGCCTGAACAACTTCCTGCGCACGGCAGGCAAGCCGAACCTGGCGCTGGGCACCATGGTGTTCGGCACCGTGATGTGCATCGTGCTGAACTACCTGTTCGTGCTCGTGCTCGGCTGGGGCGTTGCGGGCAGCGCCGGCGCCACCGTGCTGGGGCAGGCGTGCGGCATGGTGCCGGTGGTGTGGTACTTCACGATGTGCAAGGGCGCGCCGTTCCGCCTGCGCCTGTCGTGTTGCCGCCCCGATGCGCGTCTCATGGGGCGCATCCTCACGCTGGGTCTGGCGTCGTTCGTCATGCAGGTGGCCTCCACGGTGGTGAGCGTGGTGTTGAACCAGGTCATCGACATTTACGGCGCGCAGGATCCCATCGGCGTGACGGGCGCGCTTGCGGCCATCGGCGTGGCGCAGAAGGCCACGTTGTTCGCCATCACGCCGCTCATCGGCCTGATCATGGGAGCGCAGCCCATCATCGGGTACAACTACGGGGCCCGCTCGTGGCAGCGCGTGCTCGACGCGCTCAAGTGGGCGTCGGTTGCGGGCGTGGCCATCGGGGCGTTCTTCCTCGTGCTCTCGCACGCGATACCGGTGCAGATCGTGGCGCTGTTCGGCGTGACGGGCGACCTGGAGTCGTTCGCGGTCACGGCGCTGCAGATCTACACGCTGCTGTATCCGCTGGTCGGGTTCCAGATCGTGGGGTCGAGCTACTTCCAGTCCAGCGGCCAGCCGTTCAAGGCCGCCATCCTGGAGATGACGCGCCAGGTGATCTTCCTCATCCCGCTGTATCTGCTGTTGCCTCCGGTGCTGACGTCCGTGTTCGGGCTCACGGGGCTGCAGGGCGTGGTGGTGAGCGCGCCTGTTTCAGACGGCCTGGCCACGCTCATGACGACGGTGTTCGTGGTCCGCGAGGTGCGCAAGCTGCGCGGCCTGCGCGAAGCCTCGGGTGGCGCAGCGCGTCCCGCCGTTGCGGCGGGCGAGCTGGGCGAGGCTGCCGCGCAACAGGCGTAGCGGGCGCCGGGCGAAGGGAGGGGATGGGCCATGGAGCCTCTAAGCGACGACTCCATCATGCGCGAGATGGCGCATATGAGCCAGGTGATCGCGCGCCGATCGCGCCAGGCGGGCGGCGCGACAGGGGCCTCGTTCGTGCTGGCGGTGCTGGCGAGCCATGAGGAGGCGATGGCCGAGGGGTTCGCACCGCGTCCGCTGTCGCAGGTGGAGCTGGCCGATATCGTGGGCATCCGCCCGCAGTCGCTCGGGGCGCTGCTGGCCCGGCTGGAAGCCGACGGCTGCATCGAGCGCGCCGCCGGCGAGCAGGACCGCCGTGCCCGGCGGGTCGCGCTCACCGATCACGGCCGCGATCAGGCGCAGGAAGCTCGCGACCACCAGCGCGCGTTCGCGCGCGAGACACTGGCGGTGCTTGACGGTGCGGAAAAGCAGCAGCTGGCGGCCATTGTGTTGAAGATCAACGCCGCGCTAGGCTAGCACCGTCCCTCCAAGCTGTACCGGCGTCAAACGCCGCGCGCCGAGCGGGAAGGCTCGGCGCGCGATGGAAAAGCTATGGGCGCATATGCCCCTGCGGTCGCTATGCCCGCGCGCCGGCCGTATCGGAGTCGGGGGCGTTCAGCGGGTCGATGGGCGGGATGTCCCAGTTGTCACCGGGAAGGTGCGGCTCCATGGCATCCTCGTCGCCGGCAGCCTTCAGGCGCTCGAAGTAGTCCTTCGTCTCCTTCACCACCACGCCGGACAGCGCGATGAGCGCGATCATGTTCGGCAACGCCATGAGCCCGTTGAAGATGTCGGCGATGGTCCACACGGCCGCCACGGTCATGTAGGGGCCGATGAACACGCAGAAGATGTAAAGCCAGCGGTACACCTTCACGGCCTTCATGTTGCCGTTGCTGAAATACTCCAGGCAACGCTCGCCATAGTAGTCCCAACCGAGGATCGTGGTGAACCCGAACAGCACCAGGCATGCCATGAGCACGAACGACACCACCTCGGGCGGCAGGAACGGCAGGCCCGCCTGGAATGCGGCCGTGGTCACGGCGGCGCCTTCGAGGCCGGGGATCTGGTACGCGCCGGTCATGACCAGCGCCAGGCCGGTCATGGAGCACACCACGATGGTATCCAGGAACGTGCCGGTCATTTCATGGACACGAGGCCCTGGCGCACCGGCTCCTTCGTCTGCGCGGCCGCAGCGGCGATGGGCGCGGAACCAAGGCCCGCCTCGTTCGAGAAGATGCCGCGCGCAATGCCCTTCTGCATGGCCACGATGATGGCGCCGAGCATGCCGCCGGCCGCAGCCTGCAGGCCGAACGCGCTCTGGAAGATGACGGCGAACGCACCGGGCACCTTGTCCAGGTTCGTGAAGATGAGCACGAGCGAGAAGCCCACGTACAGCACCACCATGGCGGGGATCACGCGCTCGGACACCTTGGCGATGCGCTTCAGGCCGCCGATGACCACGAGGCCCACCAGCAGGGCCAGCAGCAGCGAGCCGATGACGGTGAAGATGGAGTAGTCCATGCCCAGAATGCTCACGGTGGCGTTCTTCTCGGGGTCGAAGAAGCCGGTGATAGCGCTGGAAATAGAGTTGACCTGCGTGAACGTGCCGATGCCGAACAGGCCCACGCACATGCCGAAGAACGCGAACACCTTCGCCAGCCAGCGCCACCTCATGCCCATGCCGCGCTCGATGTAGTAGAACGGGCCGCCCAGAACGTGCCCCGTCTTCTTGTCGACGCGACGGTACTTCACGGCCAGCAGGCCCTCGGAGAACTTCGTGGCCATGCCGAACAAGGCGGCCAGCCACATCCAGAACAGCGCGCCCGGGCCTCCGGCGACGATGGCCGTGGCCACGCCGACTATGTTGCCCGTGCCGATGGTAGCCGACAGGGCCGTGCACAGCGCGCCGAAGCTCGACACCTCGCCGGCGCCGCCCTTCTCGTTCTTCACCATGTAGCGCAGGGCGCGCGGCAGCTGCCGGAACTGCACGGCGCGCAACCGTACCGTCAGCAGGATGCCGCCGAACAGGATGAGCACCATGAGCGGCACCCCCCAGATGAAGTCGTCGATAGCGACGAGCCCATCGTTGATAACGCTGAAAAAGCCTTCCACCAGTTTCCTCCTCGATACAAGCATGTACGTGCAATTTCGGCGAACCCCGTCCATGGACGCGGCACTCTGGAGGATATATGCGGGAAAAAGGGAAGGCGCGTGCGCGCAACAAGCTGCAGCTTTGCTCTGTCCTTTTGCCTGAGAGTTTCGGCGATGCGGCCTTCGGCCATCCGCCTTGCCCCTTCGGCACCCGACGATCGGGATTCTCCAGAGGCCCCTCCTCGTCCAGTCTCGTGCGATCCAGGACGTATCAACGGGGTGATGCTATGAAATTGTGCCGGCATATTGTAGCAGGGGAAAGGCCTGCGGACAACGGGGCAATTTCGGAAAGCTGTCGCCGTCCTGACTTCGCCCGCCCGCCTCTGTTCGGCCCCAAAGCGGGACTACCCTGTAGGCAGGCTCTGCGGGTAATACCCTGTCGGGCTGGTTGATCCGTTTGCGCGGCCTGAGCCGCCGTACCCGAAGGAGGCTGCCATGGCCGATCTGCTCTATGCGCTGGCGGCGCTTGCCGTTTCGTTGGCGGCGCTCGGAATATCCCTTTACGCCGCGTACCGGATCGGTCGGCGCTGAGGCGCTGCGCTAGTTGCCGGAAATGGTCTCAGCGTTCTGCTTGAGGGCGGTCAGCACCTCCACGAACGTGTCGATGTCCTGCTGGTCGATGCCCTCTATCAGCCGGTTCGCCGTGATGGCGGTAAGGGGCAGCACGGTGCGGATGAGCTCGTGGGCCTTGTCGGTGGTGCTCACCACATGCGAGCGACGGTCGGTCTTGTGCTTGTTGCGCACCACGAGCCCCTTGCGCTCGAGCGTGTCCAGGTACCGCGTGATGGTCGCCTGCTCTTTGTGCGTGATGGTAGCCAGCTCTTTCTGTGACAGCTCGCCCGCCTGATCGAGCTGGTTGATGAGGTTCCACTGGCCAGGGGTGATATCGTAGGGCTTAAGCGTGACCTCGAGCGATTTCGTGATGTGCTTCTGCGCGTCGTACACCAGATAACCTATGAGACGGTTGTGCTTGCTCTCCATGTTGAACCCTTCCGATATGCGCAGGGCGGCTTTTGCGTTGTCGCGTGCGGTGGGGCGCATCGCGCCGGGCGACGGGAAGGCGACCATGCAAGGGAAGTGGCAGGATCGTTCGGTCGCGGCGTTTCGCATTCTCTCGCCTACAAGAAACCATAAGCGGCTGGGCCCCGTCAAGAACGCGGAAGATTATCGGTCGAATCTCCTCTTTCATTGCCGTGCGAATCGGTTGCTCTACGCACGCTTGTAGCAGTTCAGGACTATT is from Gordonibacter urolithinfaciens and encodes:
- a CDS encoding MarR family winged helix-turn-helix transcriptional regulator; this encodes MESKHNRLIGYLVYDAQKHITKSLEVTLKPYDITPGQWNLINQLDQAGELSQKELATITHKEQATITRYLDTLERKGLVVRNKHKTDRRSHVVSTTDKAHELIRTVLPLTAITANRLIEGIDQQDIDTFVEVLTALKQNAETISGN
- a CDS encoding MarR family winged helix-turn-helix transcriptional regulator, whose product is MEPLSDDSIMREMAHMSQVIARRSRQAGGATGASFVLAVLASHEEAMAEGFAPRPLSQVELADIVGIRPQSLGALLARLEADGCIERAAGEQDRRARRVALTDHGRDQAQEARDHQRAFARETLAVLDGAEKQQLAAIVLKINAALG
- a CDS encoding MATE family efflux transporter → MANEVEAVGGAGAAKGTDRLGTERIGRLLLEFSIPAIISMVFNSLYNVVDTAFLGQAFPDGTGVAVTTLALPVMTILMGFSMVAGQGGNALAAIQLGEGRKAQVEKTLGNSAVLLFGLAVLVAVAAVTAIDPILALIGTSNELWEPTKTFVQIICVGFAFQSLGMGLNNFLRTAGKPNLALGTMVFGTVMCIVLNYLFVLVLGWGVAGSAGATVLGQACGMVPVVWYFTMCKGAPFRLRLSCCRPDARLMGRILTLGLASFVMQVASTVVSVVLNQVIDIYGAQDPIGVTGALAAIGVAQKATLFAITPLIGLIMGAQPIIGYNYGARSWQRVLDALKWASVAGVAIGAFFLVLSHAIPVQIVALFGVTGDLESFAVTALQIYTLLYPLVGFQIVGSSYFQSSGQPFKAAILEMTRQVIFLIPLYLLLPPVLTSVFGLTGLQGVVVSAPVSDGLATLMTTVFVVREVRKLRGLREASGGAARPAVAAGELGEAAAQQA
- a CDS encoding tRNA-binding protein is translated as METIETAPVKPPITIDDLDKLDIRVGRIVRVDDVEGSKKLIKMTVSFGGFTRTILSGMKEERADCKAELEGRQALFVVNMAPRKMAGEVSEGMIYDIGYEDGILPALAVPEREVPDGARLG